The Arachis ipaensis cultivar K30076 chromosome B05, Araip1.1, whole genome shotgun sequence nucleotide sequence CCTTAAATGTTATCTATTATGACCTATCATATATACTAACTTGATTTATGGCATAGTTGTACCAGTTACCCTAAGTTTGCTACTTTTCATGTCTACAAATCTCCCGATTTTCTTGCTCTTTCCAAAAAGACAGGGCTTCAAAGAACTGCAAAAAACAAAAGaccaaaaaaggaaagaaagtttCAGAAATTGACTAAAATATTTTACTATGAAAGATAAATATGTGCAATACAATTCTGTTGATGgtacatatatttttattttgatatgggAATTAGTAATCGGACTGTCCGATTACTTTGTaagttagtttttaaaatttttttaatatcaaattGGAAGGTCCGATTTgtttgttgtaattttttttataaaaaaaaatcaaaaatcggagggtccgatttttaTTCCTaataaatcggatggtccgatttccaCATTTTAACCAAACAAATTCCACATTTAAGAATAACACCCTTATCCATCCATAATTCTAAAAAACTCCATTTCCACCccaatatcaaaaataatttcCGTCAGAAATTAGTATCTTAATTTATTAAGGCTACAACAACTTCGATGCTACATTATATATGATGAATAATATGATTGAAACTCAAGTAGCAACTGGTCATTTTATACAAACAACTAAAATTCGTCAAAAATTATTTAACaaaaatttaacatttaaaaatttttaaaaatcacacattcaaaataataaaataaaggacTTGCCtctttattttcttcctttttgatGGGCTTCGCTACAAGAACTTGCCATGAATCTTCCTCATACATGCACAAATTACAACTTCTTCTAGTAACTACCGTCTTATTTTTTCGTTTTTCTTCGTTTGATTCACATAATGAATAAAGCTCCAATGATGACTCCATTTCTTGAATGCTCTCTTGATCCATTTCCTTGGAATCATCATCAATCAACACATCCCCATGAATTTCAGCTTTTGACGACTCTTTAGACTTTGATGAGGCTCTTCTTTTAAACAAATTTTTCATAAATTTCATTGTTAGGAAACAGACAACATGGATGAGAAAAGGATAAAGAATACAAGAGTTAAAAGGAAAACTATGGCAATGAAGAGTGTGATATTGGAAttagaagagggaaaagaagaaagaacaaagaagaaTGGGTTAGCGATGGTAACTCATGAGGCTAAGACTAATTAAATGGCTCTAATTAGTTTTACTGTCATTATGTTTGTGTTTGGGTACAAAGAGAGAATGTGAAGTGATTAGTTAGGGTATGTTTGTTTTCATATTCAAGGGAGGCACAAATTTCGGGTTGCAGTTAAGATATGATTTTGTTTACtactttttcaattaaaaacaaataGTCTTATCCAGACATTTTTAAATTCACAATCGAgtatatttttagattttttttattggcTGAAATTTTATGTATTTGTGTATTTTTTACGGttgatgaaaaaataaaataaaagagaaagttGAAGTACAGATCACAGCAACATCGAAAACAATAGAAACCACAACAGAATTAGAAAAACAAAATCAACGGCGCCAAAAGCAATTCTGCTAAATTAACTGTACTCATTCAACAATATTGCCGTTGAGATTATTAAAGCTAAGGTACGAATAATAATGCTAATACCCATGTCCAGTGGCGGAGTCACATAGGAACAAAGGGACAATGGCTCCCTAATTCTAAACTTTTACatataaattatatgtaaattttaatttaattttatttttaaattttattttaatgttattttattgtataaatatttttaatctcTCTCTAATATTTTATCTATCTCTGCCGTGCCAATGTCACCAACCTAAATACCTGTAGCCAGCCCCAAGATAGTGAAGTAAGAACAAAGATAACATCACTACATCATATGCTATATATTATCCAATAGACTATAGCGTATAGAGCACTAGCCTCTTGATGGACACATTAAACggataatttttttgaaataaataaattaaatattttattttttaatacatataatttaaaaaatatttatcaatttatataatattatttatcaaAGATATCAAACAAATGGGCGGACAAGTTGGAAGCAACTCGTCACAAATAGCGaaccaaaattacaaaaatgattaGGCTCATATTTTAAAcgagtaaaaaaaatatataatgccaatttgacttgactcatggGAGTTAACGAGTTAGATAAGTCAACCCATTATTGActcattttttttgtattttgtaaaaaaaattactatatattttagtaattttttactTGATATTCATACAAATAAAGAGAATTATATATCATACATTTATGTGTTTTTNNNNNNNNNNNNNNNNNNNNNNNNNNNNNNNNNNNNNNNNNNNNNNNNNNNNNNNNNNNNNNNNNNNNNNNNNNNNNNNNNNNNNNNNNNNNNNNNNNNNNNNNNNNNNNNNNNNNNNNNNNNNNNNNNNNNNNNNNNNNNNNNNNNNNNNNNNNNNNNNNNNNNNNNNNNNNNNNNNNNNNNNNNNNNNNNNNNNNNNNNNNNNNNNNNNNNNNNNNNNNNNNNNNNNNNNNNNNNNNNNNNNNNNNNNNNNNNNNNNNNNNNNNNNNNNNNNNNNNNNNNNNNNNNNNNNNNNNNNNNNNNNNNNNNNNNNNNNNNNNNNNNNNNNNNNNNNNNNNNNNNNNNNNNNNNNNNNNNNNNNNNNNNNNNNNNNNNNNNNNNNNNNNNNNNNNNNNNNNNNNNNNNNNNNNNNNNNNNNNNNNNNNNNNNNNNNNNNNNNNNNNNNNNNNNNNNNNNNNNNNNNNNNNNNNNNNNNNNNNNNNNNNNNNNNNNNNNNNNNNNNNNNNNNNNNNNNNNNNNNNNNNNNNNNNNNNNNNNNNNNNNNNNNNNNNNNNNNNNNNNNNNNNNNNNNNNNNNNNNNNNNNNNNNNNNNNNNNNNNNNNNNNNNNNNNNNNNNNNNNNNNNNNNNNNNNNNNNNNNNNNNNNNNNNNNNNNNNNNNNNNNNNNNNNNNNNNNNNNNNNTACCAAAAGagattttatatacaaaaaaaaaaatgaaatcagACAAACCAACATGTACTTACTAGTTGAACCTGTTAACGTTTAACTTGCGAGTGATATAAGTCGAGCTAAATTGATCTACTTCTAAATGAGATGTGATTTTATTGGCTTAACTTGTACTTTTTTACAAGCTATTCGAGCCAACTCATGAGTCATAGCTTGCTTTGTCGCTCTAGAGttaagtaattttttttcattatttgatatacgtaatttaaaaaaaaaaatatctcgtttataattatattattatttcatTTATACTGACAACGAAATACACATATATTTTTAGatgaatttaaaatataaaattaatataatttgttatgatttaaatattattaatttaatttttatttttaatttaatcaaatttcatttaaaaatattaatttaaatttattttttaattctatcCAACTTTAAAACTCGTCAAAAGAAGTTAAGCCATTTGGAGAGCTCTCCCTCAATAAAATATAGTACAGAGCTACTATTCGGATATGTCTAAAACGAGCACAACAATTATGTGCTTATTGGATGCACCATATTTATATAGATCGTTAGATTtgattagatgaaaatcaaaggctaatatGAAAGAAGAACATTGATGaactctaataaatacagaatatcctaatacataaataaataatttaaatgacaatactttaatacacaatactttaaaTGGTAATagaatcttttattcttaaataattaaatataaaacatataaatacaaaaatattgtaacaccctaatattcaaatccttatgctcgagtcataagtcaatgatattacggtggtacgactctcaggtggatttttaataaataaatataggtaatttcgagagga carries:
- the LOC107641860 gene encoding uncharacterized protein LOC107641860; its protein translation is MKFMKNLFKRRASSKSKESSKAEIHGDVLIDDDSKEMDQESIQEMESSLELYSLCESNEEKRKNKTVVTRRSCNLCMYEEDSWQVLVAKPIKKEENKEFFEALSFWKEQENREICRHEK